Sequence from the Phragmites australis chromosome 6, lpPhrAust1.1, whole genome shotgun sequence genome:
GTCAATGGATACTCTTACCATTTACTTGATGAAATGATTGGATCCCCTATCAATTGCTTGATGAATATGACTCAGTGAGGCAAAAGCTAAAGGAGCATAATTTGCTTTCAGAAGGTCTGTAGTTGTGCCTCCTTTTGTGTACTGCAGTAATTCCATAAATTACTAGAAAAAGGGCGCACCTTTGCCGCGCCTGTTGACCCTCGACTGATGACCCTTTGCCCATGCTTCTTCCCGACCAGCCTGctgaagaaaagaacaaaaggaTACATATTATGAGTTTGTATGTAAAGGAGAGCAGAGATTTTAGTGCATGCATTCTGAAAAGTATGATTGTGATTGGACATGGCATACCGCAATTACTTCTTTTGGCTGTGGCCTCTGAACCTTTGGATGGTCGCAGAAATTCTTGTACTCTTCAGCATCCCTAATTACATATGAACTCAACTGCCCATTGGAAATAATTTGAAACGTTATCTAGTCAGCTTTAATTTACCTAATTGCATCGCACCAAGCTTTTTGGGCAATCAAGTTTACCTAACTTCTTATGCATGGAACATGGGAAATGAAAATGTGGGAATGATCTTAAAGTAAGCAGATGCATCTTTTTATAGTTGAATAGGAGATCCCATTTGCTCAGATGGTCTCATTTTTGGCAAAGTCAAAAGCAGAGGACGACGAACTGAATACTGCTAATAAACTGAGAAATATTAGTATGGATGCATTCATTTGTTCAGTACATCAATTTCACGACATTGCAGGATCTCAGAGGAAGTATTGTCATATATTTTGTAAAATATTCTGTGCATCCATTAGTTTAGAACAAGTATGACAAATTCAAGCTCACCTCAGCATCACATTTCATCTCGTTCGGACAGGGCTTTACCATGTAGAATATCTGTAGGGACCATAATTTATCATTATTTGTACATATGTAGAGCACATAATATATTGGAATATAGAATCAACAAAAATAGTGCTGAAATCTAAATTTCATTGTCAAATCATCTTAATACTATCCTACTAACTGGCATATGAAGTTCTACTATCAGCATTGAAACAGCCTTGTTGAAAACGAATTTGTTCGGTTTCAGACTTTAAACAACATCTTGTTACGTCATATTTTTTAGATGTATCCTTTCTTGCAGAGTAATGGAAACATTTTTCTCAATACCCCAAACTAATGACATTATCCACAGTCACACATAAAGGCAATACATATCTCAAGAACATAGCATGCAACATGGCTAAGGAATTGTTAATCTGGTAAGGTTAACCCGGACGAAaggatttttaaaaaaacaataaataGTTATAGGAGTGAATCGAATGTTCATCAAAATAGTGCAGTGGGGAAAATATATCTCTTGAtcacagatttttttttatgtgtgtGTACTGTCAGAgaatataaaataatataattgtTTAAAATTACGTTCTTTACCAATCTGGACAGCTTGCGAAATTCTCTACAACTTTACTTCACATTGGAAAACTGGTTCGGCCTATAAGGTGATCGGAAACTGATTAGATCTATTACTATCCAGAACCACGTCAGAACACGGCAGTCATCTTTAAACAAGCATAACTCCCAAACCACATGGCCAATAAAGCTGAAATTTCATGCGAGTAGAGTTCATTCATCCCTATACAACTTCCTAATCATCACCTTTTCCATTAAAAGACTCTTTAAGGTCACCAAAAACATGACTGAACCTCAAATACAGATTTTGGCAGTGTTATCAAGATAGTTAACTTTGAAATTGCATAACTGATAAACCATCCAacgaaaaattctgaaattttgcTAGCACATAAATTTTGAAGTTCTCTACAATTTCTCAATTGCACGAAAACTTAATTCAGCCTCTAAGATTCCCAAAAACTGAATAGATCTAAAACTATCAATGCTTGAAAGACAGCAGCGCGAGGCAAACTTAATATTTCTTAATACACAAATTAATCCTCTAGTCCCCTGGCTAAAACTCACCAAAATACACGTATAAAGCAGGGGGGATAGATGGATTTCATCCTTACCTTGGATCCTTCAAACCCTAGGGCAAAAACCacgcttcttcttctctccttctcctctcttccctcccttctcatcctcctccttcctcgcgTCCAGCAACAGCAAGGGGAGGCGTCCAGCAACAGGGGGATGACGGCCAGGGGGTGGGAGGGAACCGGTTCCTCTGACGTTGGTGGAGCAACGTTAGAGGTGCACTGTAGCATCAGATCTTGTCCGCCCATTTGTGATCGAACGGCTCAAAACTGCCCGACTGCCCTCTGACGTCAAAATCTCCAACGTCAGAGGATCTCGTTTCGGGTGGGAGAGGGGAAAAGGCAGCTAGGGTTAGGAGCCAGGGGGCGGCAGGAAGAGAGGAGGGGGTCTCGGTCTGGACTCTGGAGACGCGAAGGACTCGGCtagagaggaaaaggaagtCGGCATGTTCCTTTTTTTAACTATTTGGAGCGAACAAAATCATAACTTCACAATCCGCGAACTCCAAACAGGACATCCGCCATCTCCGATCGCAATCCGCGACCCGGGTTCGATCCCTGGCGCTCCCCCGGGGCAATCGTTCATTTCCTCTGCAAATGGATGAGTGTGGGTCccgtttctgaaaaaaaaattacaatatagTATTATACATTAATAATAACCCTGCATAATATAACTAAGGGGATGGCTTTTCATCCGACAGTTGTAAGTATAAACAACTCACTTGTATGTTACTGTATAAATGAACTAGTAAGTATTTGTACTTGACTTGTTAATGTTGTCAATAATTTGTATTAACTAATAATTTATGAATAACTTGTATGTCAATTTGTAACTACAATCGAACTAAATTGTAAgcatgtatatacatattacTTGTAAGCAGTGCAATCAAATTGTAAGCGCATAAGGgtatatttgtttcagcttcgaatTGTGGCTTTCAGTTTTTACAATCTAAAACTGAAATAAACAGACAATTttttgttataattttttaaaatctgttggttagattgtgagaatctgagaagctgatttttctcgacttttgatagattgtgaaagttcattttacaaaattgtctatgaaaattttttagaatctacaatctaaaagctttttACAATTCAGCTTTTTACCATCTAACTTTTCACAATACAGtttctataaattattttttagaatctacagttgAAACAAACAGTACCTAAAGCTAACTTACGACTATGTTCAAATATAATTTTGGCGTCCTATATGTTCAATGGATAGAGTTGCCCGACAACTAATCTCGTAAAAATAATCTGAACCGAGTAGACAACACTGATATTTCTTACTAGTGATATCATTGTAACGTACAACCAAgaaatgtttttttaatatcaatGGGAGTAGTACattaatttctttgaagaatCTCAGGATTGATAGTCTAGGTAGACATCGAATGAAGATGTTTACCTCTCAGCAGCTGGCATCTTTCCTACCAACTTTTTCCAATAATACTTTTATATTGTGCTCACCAGGTGCACTGTTGGCAATACTAAATCGCGCACCAAACAACAAAACACTCGGGTTGTTACAGGTTGATGCTATGACTAATTAGGTTCAAAGAATAACAAAAGTTTATTTGTGCAGAAAATTCAACattttcacaaaatatttttgccATTTCCTTAGGGCTTTGCTACTGGACTGATGTTGAGCATGTCTTTTTTTGACTTGGCCTATGACGCTGTCAATGCAATTGGTTTTCTGAAAGGAAACCTTTGGGTAAGAAAAGCAAGATGTTTAGTTGGGCATTTGTAACCTTTTCTTATCTTTGTAACTTGTGGGTTACAGTTTTTTGCTGGAGCACTTCTGTTTTCAACAATTGCTGATGTTTTTCCTGAGCCAGATTGCAGTTTGGCAGATAGAAATGACAAACAGGTCCAACTTCCCTCAACATAGTTCAATAATCATTTAGTCACTCTTTAATTGGAAAACTAACAACGGATTTCCACTCTATATTTCATTCCGGAAAGAAGACTGAAAATAGCATAGCAGGAAAGGACCTTATGATGAGACATCGGCGAAGAGTTATCTTTAGTGTAGTTGTCACAGCAATTGGTAAGTCTTAAACAATGTTTATAGTTAGTTATATTGATGTCATCTTAGACAACAATTTTTTAGTTCTATCAATATTGATCGATTTATATGTGTTCAACCTAACTCATGAATCCTGAAAGAACACAAGCACAGAGGGGAATGGAGGCCC
This genomic interval carries:
- the LOC133923284 gene encoding uncharacterized protein LOC133923284, with translation MGGQDLMLQCTSNVAPPTSEEPVPSHPLAVIPLLLDASPCCCWTRGRRRMRREGREEKERRRSVVFALGFEGSKIFYMVKPCPNEMKCDAELSSYVIRDAEEYKNFCDHPKVQRPQPKEVIAQAGREEAWAKGHQSRVNRRGKGAPFF